In Anaerolineales bacterium, the following proteins share a genomic window:
- a CDS encoding four helix bundle protein — MATELEDLKILQNAEGIADAVWKRVVQWEEFAKDVVGKQMARATDSIGANIAESYGRFNYGEKLQFLYYSRGSLFEAKYWLNRALARDLMKADEVKAYATRLSDVARQLNTFASSLKAQRKEAKPQGKSIREPSAEYVIDEWLDNPDPLFTDLELDWLETSATVSSL, encoded by the coding sequence ATGGCAACAGAGCTTGAAGATCTGAAGATTCTGCAAAATGCCGAGGGCATTGCTGATGCAGTGTGGAAACGCGTCGTCCAGTGGGAAGAATTTGCGAAAGATGTGGTCGGCAAGCAAATGGCAAGAGCGACGGATTCCATCGGAGCGAATATTGCCGAATCCTATGGTCGCTTCAATTATGGCGAAAAACTCCAGTTCCTTTATTATTCACGAGGAAGTTTGTTTGAAGCAAAGTATTGGCTGAACCGCGCCCTTGCGCGTGACCTGATGAAGGCTGATGAGGTCAAAGCCTATGCAACTCGTTTATCGGATGTGGCAAGACAATTGAACACCTTTGCCAGCAGCCTGAAAGCACAACGAAAGGAAGCGAAACCGCAAGGAAAATCAATCCGGGAGCCAAGCGCGGAATATGTTATTGACGAATGGCTTGACAATCCTGATCCGCTCTTCACCGATCTCGAACTCGACTGGCTGGAAACATCAGCCACAGTCTCCAGTCTCTAG
- a CDS encoding cyclase family protein, whose amino-acid sequence MTKIYDLSQDLNADASFWPFYPPFEVKYIKRKSEHGVNAQYIQTSNHMGTHLDAPKHFVTKGKTIDQIPIEWCYGPGVIVDLSDMLDDVGLFTPEDIEKRAEVKDGDILFIHTGWHKYSFFSPEADEERYIQRHPGPHYSICDWLLKKKIHIWGVDMISTDHPMNLPIGRFLGKGGLEHWQKVRALAEKKFGADKMDELFPDSAYQLTHNALFPHDCMHVENLGGDIGLKELHNKRITLGVFPWKFKGGEAAFCRAVAWA is encoded by the coding sequence ATGACCAAAATCTACGACCTCTCGCAAGACCTCAACGCCGACGCGTCCTTCTGGCCCTTCTACCCGCCGTTTGAGGTGAAGTACATCAAGCGCAAATCGGAGCATGGAGTCAACGCGCAGTACATTCAAACGTCGAATCATATGGGCACGCATCTCGACGCGCCGAAGCATTTTGTGACCAAGGGCAAGACCATTGACCAGATTCCCATCGAGTGGTGTTACGGACCTGGCGTGATCGTTGACTTGAGCGACATGCTCGACGATGTCGGCTTGTTCACACCCGAAGATATCGAAAAGCGCGCCGAAGTGAAAGACGGCGACATTCTCTTCATCCACACAGGCTGGCACAAGTATTCGTTCTTCAGCCCCGAAGCGGACGAGGAACGCTACATCCAACGCCACCCAGGTCCGCATTACAGCATCTGTGACTGGTTGCTGAAAAAGAAGATTCACATCTGGGGCGTGGACATGATCTCCACCGACCACCCGATGAACCTGCCCATCGGTCGCTTCCTCGGTAAAGGCGGATTGGAGCATTGGCAGAAAGTCCGCGCTTTGGCGGAAAAGAAATTCGGCGCGGACAAAATGGATGAGTTGTTCCCCGACTCGGCGTATCAATTAACCCACAACGCCTTGTTCCCGCACGATTGCATGCACGTCGAAAATCTGGGCGGCGATATCGGCTTGAAAGAACTGCACAACAAACGCATCACGCTCGGCGTCTTCCCGTGGAAGTTCAAAGGCGGCGAAGCGGCGTTTTGTAGAGCGGTGGCGTGGGCGTGA
- a CDS encoding DUF1116 domain-containing protein has protein sequence MDIDNANQTAVNRLMEARPILKGVAPAKDVIPGMKDNLFLHAGPPIEWARMSGPLKGAIIGAMLFEGVAASEAEATAMAERGEVEFDSCHHHGAVGPMAGVTSASMKVYVVENVEHGNKSFSNLNEGYGKVLRYGAYSDDVLKKLHWMNDVLGVALADALAASNGIDLRALMSEALHMGDEGHNRNKAGSLLYLKLIAPLIAKTMKDNAVMSEVLQFLGDNALSVLNPVMAACKAMTDAAHGVEGSTIVTTMARNGTDFGIRVSGLGEKQWFTAPAEIPVGLFFSGYSQADANPDIGDSAITETAGIGGFAMATAPAIVTFVGGTPKDAMNATLEMYEITFAESKFFTMPSLDFRGTPTGIDIRKVVELGITPRINTGIAHKNAGVGQVGAGLVRPPLAIFEEALVAFAEKYQL, from the coding sequence ATGGATATAGATAACGCAAACCAAACCGCTGTCAATCGCCTCATGGAGGCAAGACCAATTCTCAAAGGTGTTGCTCCTGCAAAAGATGTCATCCCTGGGATGAAGGATAATCTTTTCCTCCATGCGGGTCCGCCGATCGAGTGGGCGCGGATGTCGGGTCCGCTGAAAGGGGCGATCATTGGGGCGATGCTGTTCGAGGGCGTAGCGGCGTCCGAAGCAGAGGCAACCGCAATGGCGGAAAGAGGCGAGGTCGAATTCGATTCGTGTCATCATCACGGCGCGGTCGGTCCGATGGCGGGAGTCACATCCGCTTCGATGAAAGTCTACGTCGTGGAAAATGTCGAGCATGGGAATAAATCGTTTTCCAATTTAAACGAGGGCTATGGAAAAGTTTTGCGTTACGGCGCATACAGCGATGATGTGTTGAAAAAATTGCATTGGATGAATGATGTGTTGGGTGTCGCGTTGGCGGATGCGCTGGCGGCGTCGAATGGAATTGACTTGCGCGCGTTAATGTCTGAGGCGCTGCACATGGGCGACGAGGGACACAACCGCAACAAGGCTGGCTCGTTGTTGTATTTGAAGTTGATCGCGCCGTTGATCGCAAAGACGATGAAAGATAACGCGGTGATGTCTGAGGTGTTGCAGTTTCTCGGCGACAACGCGTTGAGCGTGTTGAACCCCGTCATGGCGGCGTGCAAAGCAATGACCGATGCCGCGCACGGCGTGGAAGGTTCGACGATTGTGACGACGATGGCGCGCAATGGAACGGATTTTGGAATCCGTGTGAGCGGACTCGGCGAGAAACAATGGTTCACGGCTCCCGCTGAAATTCCAGTGGGTCTGTTCTTCTCGGGTTATTCTCAAGCCGACGCAAATCCCGATATCGGCGACAGCGCCATCACCGAAACCGCAGGCATCGGCGGATTCGCCATGGCGACCGCGCCCGCGATTGTGACGTTCGTCGGCGGCACACCGAAAGATGCGATGAACGCAACTTTGGAAATGTATGAAATTACATTTGCCGAAAGCAAATTCTTCACCATGCCATCGCTTGATTTTCGTGGCACACCGACGGGAATTGACATTCGTAAAGTGGTTGAACTTGGAATCACACCGCGCATCAACACAGGCATCGCTCATAAAAATGCTGGCGTTGGGCAAGTCGGCGCGGGGTTGGTGAGACCTCCGCTTGCGATATTTGAGGAGGCGTTGGTGGCGTTTGCGGAGAAATACCAGTTGTAA